One genomic window of Corythoichthys intestinalis isolate RoL2023-P3 chromosome 18, ASM3026506v1, whole genome shotgun sequence includes the following:
- the LOC130906904 gene encoding cornifelin homolog B-like, translating into MTSKLVVKQPAPVMVHQESNQWGSRICDCCDDLPMCCFAFWCLPCFECVTVKKYGECLCLPLVDYLLSPCVPPVTMTTRQSMRQLYGIQGSMCNDCVCATFCRSCVWCQMAREMKERSIQIVLVNKHTKNLA; encoded by the exons ATGACGTCCAAACTGGTGGTTAAGCAGCCCGCGCCCGTCATGGTTCACCAAGAGTCAAACCAGTGGGGCAGCAGAATCTGTGATTGTTGCGATGACCTCCCCATGT gcTGCTTCGCATTCTGGTGCCTACCTTGCTTCGAGTGTGTGACAGTGAAAAAGTACGGCGAGTGCTTATGCCTCCCCCTGGTGGATTACCTGCTCAGTCCCTGTGTGCCCCCTGTCACCATGACCACCAGACAGTCCATGCGCCAGCTCTACGGGATACAG GGCTCCATGTGCAACGACTGCGTGTGTGCCACCTTTTGCCGTTCCTGCGTGTGGTGCCAGATGGCGCGTGAGATGAAGGAGCGCTCTATCCAAATCGTGCTTGttaacaaacacacaaagaaCTTAGCCTGA
- the LOC130906903 gene encoding cornifelin homolog has protein sequence MFLGATQLRCDQNPAAFLSKGFTMTTRVVVQQPESVNGLEFNQWGSKICDCCDDLRMCCFAFWCPICFESLTLNKLGESYLLSLVDYTLSPFVPAITMAARQSMRHLYGIEGSMCNDCVLSTFCRWCVWCQMAREMKKRSSQIVFVNDHTRNRDL, from the exons atgtttttgggagctacTCAGCTCAGATGTGACCAGAACCCTGCAGCTTTCCTTTCTAAAG GATTCACGATGACAACGAGAGTGGTGGTTCAGCAGCCCGAGTCCGTCAATGGTCTCGAGTTTAACCAGTGGGGCAGTAAAATCTGTGATTGTTGCGACGACCTCCGCATGT gctgCTTCGCATTCTGGTGCCCAATCTGCTTCGAGAGTCTGACGCTTAATAAGCTCGGCGAATCATACCTCCTCTCCCTGGTGGATTACACGCTGAGCCCTTTTGTGCCCGCTATCACCATGGCCGCCAGACAGTCCATGCGCCATCTCTACGGCATAGAG GGCTCCATGTGCAACGACTGCGTATTATCCACCTTTTGCCGTTGGTGCGTGTGGTGCCAGATGGCTCGTGAGATGAAGAAGCGCTCCAGTCAAATCGTGTTCGTGAACGATCACACAAGGAACAGGGACTTGTAA
- the LOC130906761 gene encoding uncharacterized protein LOC130906761 isoform X1 translates to MLNRPSGGALLSGCGGAAGRPTTRVHLPACFPSMDASRLERHVASVQRGIVFLEHEHLTLLAGLHVEITNLKRRCHELSCELDSKFPHRTSSEYEAELASRYEAAQRLLEEQHGTTIAARGELCLGGARASELGRNLRQDERHFLEELKRRSHKITMLNRELQRQKGATAALCQQLNAARAELHQRRCAGATAREYVDPLDLPLEDETEEDDDDDDDGESAERSPPPVFPSAGQRPTRSSVRAERVRACVPQERVTSPQRPRPMPDPALFLAPLRYRLLRWSRPMRLQDGEADDWEDVDEGGLQGRVDMGAAEGETAL, encoded by the exons ATGCTTAATCGTCCGTCAGGCGGGGCTCTTTTGTCTGGCTGCGGAGGAGCAGCTGGACGTCCTACG ACGCGCGTGCACTTGCCTGCTTGTTTTCCCTCCATGGACGCCAGTAGATTGGAGCGTCACGTGGCCAGCGTGCAAAGGGGAATCGTATTCCTCGAGCACGAGCATCTTACACTGCTGGCGGGTCTGCACGTGGAGATCACCAACCTCAAAAGAAGATGCCATG AGCTGAGTTGTGAATTGGACTCAAAGTTCCCACACAGAACATCTTCAG aaTATGAAGCGGAGCTGGCGTCACGCTACGAGGCTGCGCAACGCCTACTCGAGGAGCAGCACGGCACGACGATAGCTGCCCGTGGGGAGCTGTGCCTTGGAGGGGCCCGGGCGTCGGAGTTGGGGCGCAACCTACGCCAGGACGAGCGCCACTTCCTGGAAGAGCTCAAACGTCGCAGCCACAAAATCACCATGCTCAATCGTGAGCTTCAGCGACAGAAGGGCGCCACGGCCGCCCTTTGCCAGCAGCTCAATGCAGCCCGTGCCGAGCTGCACCAGCGGCGATGCGCGGGGGCCACCGCCAGGGAATACGTGGACCCGCTCGACCTACCCCTAGAAGATGAAACTGAAGAGgacgatgatgatgacgatgacGGAGAAAGCGCCGAGCGGTCGCCACCACCTGTCTTCCCCTCGGCTGGACAACGCCCGACAAGATCCAGCGTGAGGGCAGAGCGGGTACGAGCGTGCGTCCCTCAGGaaagagtgacgtcaccacagaGGCCACGTCCTATGCCAGACCCTGCCCTCTTCTTGGCACCCCTTCGGTACCGCCTACTACGATGGAGCCGACCAATGAGACTGCAGGATGGCGAGGCGGACGATTGGGAGGATGTGGACGAAGGCGGCCTGCAGGGGCGGGTGGACATGGGCGCTGCTGAGGGGGAGACAGCTTTGTGA
- the LOC130906761 gene encoding coiled-coil domain-containing protein 92-like isoform X2 yields the protein MDASRLERHVASVQRGIVFLEHEHLTLLAGLHVEITNLKRRCHELSCELDSKFPHRTSSEYEAELASRYEAAQRLLEEQHGTTIAARGELCLGGARASELGRNLRQDERHFLEELKRRSHKITMLNRELQRQKGATAALCQQLNAARAELHQRRCAGATAREYVDPLDLPLEDETEEDDDDDDDGESAERSPPPVFPSAGQRPTRSSVRAERVRACVPQERVTSPQRPRPMPDPALFLAPLRYRLLRWSRPMRLQDGEADDWEDVDEGGLQGRVDMGAAEGETAL from the exons ATGGACGCCAGTAGATTGGAGCGTCACGTGGCCAGCGTGCAAAGGGGAATCGTATTCCTCGAGCACGAGCATCTTACACTGCTGGCGGGTCTGCACGTGGAGATCACCAACCTCAAAAGAAGATGCCATG AGCTGAGTTGTGAATTGGACTCAAAGTTCCCACACAGAACATCTTCAG aaTATGAAGCGGAGCTGGCGTCACGCTACGAGGCTGCGCAACGCCTACTCGAGGAGCAGCACGGCACGACGATAGCTGCCCGTGGGGAGCTGTGCCTTGGAGGGGCCCGGGCGTCGGAGTTGGGGCGCAACCTACGCCAGGACGAGCGCCACTTCCTGGAAGAGCTCAAACGTCGCAGCCACAAAATCACCATGCTCAATCGTGAGCTTCAGCGACAGAAGGGCGCCACGGCCGCCCTTTGCCAGCAGCTCAATGCAGCCCGTGCCGAGCTGCACCAGCGGCGATGCGCGGGGGCCACCGCCAGGGAATACGTGGACCCGCTCGACCTACCCCTAGAAGATGAAACTGAAGAGgacgatgatgatgacgatgacGGAGAAAGCGCCGAGCGGTCGCCACCACCTGTCTTCCCCTCGGCTGGACAACGCCCGACAAGATCCAGCGTGAGGGCAGAGCGGGTACGAGCGTGCGTCCCTCAGGaaagagtgacgtcaccacagaGGCCACGTCCTATGCCAGACCCTGCCCTCTTCTTGGCACCCCTTCGGTACCGCCTACTACGATGGAGCCGACCAATGAGACTGCAGGATGGCGAGGCGGACGATTGGGAGGATGTGGACGAAGGCGGCCTGCAGGGGCGGGTGGACATGGGCGCTGCTGAGGGGGAGACAGCTTTGTGA